A section of the Chlorocebus sabaeus isolate Y175 chromosome 17, mChlSab1.0.hap1, whole genome shotgun sequence genome encodes:
- the LOC103222009 gene encoding large ribosomal subunit protein eL42, whose translation MVNVPKTRRTFCKKCGKHQPHKVTQYKKGKDSLYAQGKRRYDRKQSGYGGQTKPIFRKKAKTTKKIVLRLECVEPNCRSKRMLAIKRCKHFELGGDKKRKGQVIQF comes from the coding sequence ATGGTTAACGTCCCTAAAACCCGCCGGACTTTCTGTAAGAAGTGTGGCAAGCACCAACCCCACAAAGTGACACAGTACAAGAAGGGCAAAGATTCTCTGTATGCCCAGGGAAAGCGGCGTTATGACAGGAAGCAGAGTGGCTATGGTGGGCAAACTAAGCCGATTTTCCGGAAAAAggctaaaactacaaagaagattGTGCTAAGGCTTGAGTGCGTTGAGCCCAACTGCAGATCTAAGAGAATGCTGGCTATTAAAAGATGCAAGCATTTTGAACTGGGAGGAGATAAGAAGAGAAAGGGCCAAGTGATCCAGTTCTAA